The following are from one region of the Rosistilla carotiformis genome:
- a CDS encoding ABC1 kinase family protein: protein MKITSIPQLYRNLRRCQEILGVLNRYGLAGWLSHFPKTPFSDILKDPQGTPLSQHSREVRIRLALTELGPTFIKLGQILSARPDLVGPALATELRQLHASVPPDPPEIVEATMRSELGEQFELHFAEFDPVPTAVASIGQVHRGRLIDGTDVAVKVQRKGIESTILRDLDVLSGFAQLAQRVSSLAAWGPAEMVAQMGPMLRRELDFERELQNMRLFGGFLANDPKVHVPKTFDALSTHRVLVMQWIDGVSLTKFSDQPTPACDREQLTQRIAQCYMQMLFVHGTFHADPHPGNLLAIGSDELGILDFGMVGRIDDRLRETIEEMLYAISASDQMQLTRLIKRVGKAREDIDEAALSIDVAEYLSTYGPQDLDRFDLTGALNDLSEILHRHSIKLPHQSALLLKMLISLEGTLRELDARFSTLEIMRGFLRRAMMRRLSPRRRLRQARRIYMEAENFLEVVPDQLVTMLEQIRQGHLKVNLQHRRLGPPVNRLVLGMLASALFLGSSLLLSREVPPLLFTEPWRFGLHNISLVGLIGISISLLVMMRLIRAIGRTGHLDDRESD from the coding sequence ATGAAGATCACATCGATTCCACAACTGTATCGCAATTTGCGTCGATGCCAGGAAATTCTTGGCGTCCTGAATCGTTATGGCTTGGCTGGTTGGCTGAGTCATTTTCCAAAGACGCCATTCAGCGATATCTTGAAGGATCCGCAAGGGACGCCGCTGTCTCAGCACTCCCGCGAAGTCCGGATCCGCTTGGCGCTGACCGAACTGGGCCCCACGTTTATCAAGCTGGGACAGATTCTGAGCGCCCGCCCCGATCTCGTCGGCCCCGCGTTGGCGACCGAGCTGCGTCAGTTGCACGCCAGCGTCCCTCCCGATCCGCCGGAAATTGTTGAAGCGACGATGCGCTCCGAGTTGGGCGAACAGTTCGAACTCCACTTTGCCGAATTCGATCCCGTCCCAACCGCCGTCGCGTCGATCGGTCAGGTCCATCGCGGTCGCTTGATCGACGGGACCGATGTGGCGGTCAAAGTCCAGCGCAAGGGGATCGAAAGTACGATCCTTCGCGACCTGGATGTGCTGTCGGGGTTCGCCCAACTGGCTCAACGCGTCAGCTCGCTGGCGGCCTGGGGGCCGGCCGAAATGGTCGCTCAAATGGGGCCGATGTTGCGTCGCGAACTCGATTTCGAACGCGAACTGCAAAATATGCGGCTGTTCGGTGGCTTCTTGGCGAACGATCCGAAGGTCCATGTCCCCAAGACCTTCGACGCCTTGTCGACTCATCGGGTGCTGGTGATGCAGTGGATCGATGGCGTCTCGCTGACAAAATTTTCGGACCAACCGACACCCGCATGCGACCGCGAGCAGCTGACCCAACGGATCGCCCAGTGCTACATGCAGATGCTGTTTGTCCACGGCACGTTTCACGCCGATCCGCATCCGGGAAATCTGTTGGCGATCGGCAGCGATGAACTGGGAATCCTCGATTTCGGAATGGTCGGCCGGATCGATGACCGTTTGCGTGAGACGATCGAAGAGATGCTGTATGCGATCTCCGCTAGCGATCAGATGCAGCTAACGCGGCTGATCAAACGCGTCGGCAAGGCGCGAGAGGACATCGACGAGGCGGCGCTGTCGATCGATGTCGCCGAATATCTGTCGACCTACGGGCCTCAAGACCTCGATCGTTTCGATCTCACCGGGGCGCTTAACGATTTGTCGGAGATCTTGCATCGGCATTCGATCAAGCTGCCGCATCAATCGGCGCTGCTGTTGAAGATGCTGATCTCGCTGGAAGGGACGTTGCGTGAACTCGATGCCCGCTTCAGCACCTTAGAGATCATGCGCGGTTTTCTGCGTCGGGCGATGATGCGGCGGCTTTCGCCGCGGCGGCGGCTGCGTCAAGCGCGGCGGATCTACATGGAAGCGGAGAACTTTCTCGAGGTCGTGCCGGACCAATTGGTCACGATGCTCGAACAGATTCGCCAGGGGCACCTGAAAGTCAATCTGCAGCATCGTCGGCTGGGACCGCCGGTGAATCGATTGGTGTTGGGCATGTTGGCCAGTGCCCTCTTTCTCGGTTCATCGCTGTTGCTCAGCCGCGAAGTGCCACCGCTGCTGTTCACCGAACCGTGGCGGTTCGGATTACACAATATCAGTCTCGTCGGACTGATTGGGATCTCGATCAGCTTGTTGGTAATGATGCGGTTGATCCGAGCGATCGGTCGCACGGGGCACTTGGACGATCGCGAATCGGACTGA
- a CDS encoding FHA domain-containing protein gives MRTSLVVSAGKKAALSIKIKPGISLIGRSRRCQVRPKTRSVSRRHCAIICSDEKVWIQDLGSHLGTLVNDVRLSPDRKRRLRDGDQISLGKAKFAVQVCEVQPSWGRGDPSEFDANDLASDSGDDLDVATADRSVSPEPFDEMDLAALLDELDEADRKERIDKIQSDHRRRKEAEEAELAAMLSDDFESSDSDTDSEIGTSEEPNSASSIDMRFGRPSSDQAAAKGLRQILTGVIEETPEREKPRLRSQLEAEQRAAQAAAEEEGLFGDAPETPMADLSPAERKKKAKADRALAKRIAKAKRKQARAAQPSMLQRLGSQDNHWWTTRAIILAVVVGLGITSYSIYSNLIHDPRTEHALFQE, from the coding sequence ATGCGAACCAGTTTGGTAGTCTCGGCAGGCAAAAAAGCTGCGTTGAGCATCAAGATCAAACCCGGGATCAGCCTGATCGGTCGCAGTCGTCGGTGCCAAGTTCGGCCCAAGACGCGTTCGGTCAGCCGGCGGCACTGCGCGATCATCTGTAGCGATGAAAAGGTGTGGATTCAGGATCTCGGCAGCCATTTGGGGACCCTTGTTAACGACGTTCGTCTCTCGCCCGACCGTAAACGTCGGCTGCGCGATGGCGATCAGATCTCGCTCGGCAAAGCAAAATTTGCCGTGCAGGTATGTGAGGTGCAGCCGAGCTGGGGACGTGGGGACCCGTCCGAATTCGACGCCAACGATTTGGCAAGCGACTCGGGCGACGATCTCGACGTCGCCACCGCGGACCGGAGCGTCAGTCCCGAACCGTTCGATGAGATGGATCTTGCGGCGCTCCTGGACGAACTGGACGAAGCGGATCGAAAAGAACGGATCGATAAAATTCAGTCCGATCACCGGCGACGCAAAGAAGCCGAGGAGGCGGAGTTGGCGGCGATGCTCTCGGACGACTTTGAATCGTCCGATTCGGACACCGATTCCGAGATTGGAACCAGCGAAGAACCAAACTCCGCGTCGAGCATCGACATGCGTTTCGGCCGACCCAGCAGCGATCAGGCTGCCGCCAAGGGGCTGCGGCAGATCTTGACCGGCGTGATCGAAGAGACCCCCGAGCGCGAGAAGCCGCGGTTGCGATCGCAGCTTGAGGCGGAGCAGCGTGCCGCTCAAGCCGCCGCCGAAGAGGAGGGACTCTTTGGCGACGCCCCCGAAACACCGATGGCGGACCTGTCCCCCGCGGAGCGAAAGAAAAAAGCGAAAGCGGATCGGGCGTTGGCCAAGCGAATCGCCAAAGCAAAACGCAAGCAAGCCCGCGCCGCCCAACCCTCGATGCTGCAACGGCTCGGCAGCCAGGACAACCACTGGTGGACCACGCGTGCGATCATCCTCGCGGTCGTCGTCGGCCTGGGGATTACATCGTATTCGATCTACAGCAATCTGATCCATGACCCGCGCACCGAACACGCTTTGTTCCAAGAATAG
- a CDS encoding sulfatase family protein: MKSLLLRVLTLLVALAPAPILSLASGADQPNFVFLISEDNSTHYLKLFDSRGAATPNIEALAANGLLFENAFSNAPVCSVARTTLITSCYGPRIGTQFHRRSQPAPMPEGLRMWPAYLRDAGYYTTNNSKKDYNAIEGPGVWDASSGKATWRDRKPGQPFFHKQSFGTTHESRLHFSRQSMEENPTTTDPATVFVAPYHPDTPTFRYTNAKYRDLMQQVDAELGKVVDRLEADGLLEETFIFYFGDHGGVLPRGKGYAYDSGLHIPLVVRIPAKYQHLVDATRGSRSEGFVSFIDFGPTLLHLAAVDVPQGVDGKPFLGPGISAAELASRDEAFGYADRFDEKWDLVRTLRKGRYEYVRSFQPFNFDGLQNNYRYKSLAFQEWRDLFAAGELNAVQAQFFQPRSVEALYDLESDPHETVNLAGDPRYADVLMELRTQLGQRMRQMPDLSLFPESVLIDQAMDNPVAFGQLQQERIAAAMDVADLSLQPFLDVAPAIAKTLAAEDELLRYWGCIVCSCHGEQAASLADVLRRLASGDASRLVRVRAAESLSLIAGEDPRPVIMQALRSTTSPLEAAEILNTVVMLQDGPTAVEFEITASSLASLKLTASDDAALRRLEYLDPNFQPIAKKKPPQRKAK, encoded by the coding sequence ATGAAATCGCTGCTTCTTCGCGTCCTGACGCTGCTGGTTGCGTTGGCTCCCGCACCCATCCTTTCGCTCGCTAGCGGAGCCGACCAGCCGAACTTTGTCTTCTTGATCTCCGAAGACAATTCGACACACTATCTGAAGTTGTTCGATTCCCGCGGCGCTGCGACTCCAAATATCGAAGCCCTCGCCGCCAACGGGCTGTTGTTCGAAAACGCCTTCTCCAACGCGCCGGTCTGTTCGGTCGCTCGCACGACTTTGATTACAAGTTGTTACGGGCCGCGGATCGGCACGCAATTCCATCGCCGCAGCCAGCCCGCTCCAATGCCCGAGGGGCTGCGGATGTGGCCCGCCTATCTCCGCGATGCCGGCTACTACACGACCAACAACAGCAAAAAAGACTACAACGCGATCGAAGGTCCCGGCGTCTGGGATGCGTCGTCGGGCAAAGCAACTTGGCGCGACCGCAAACCGGGGCAACCGTTCTTCCACAAACAGTCGTTCGGAACGACGCACGAGAGCCGGCTGCATTTTTCGCGTCAGTCGATGGAAGAGAACCCGACGACGACCGATCCTGCGACCGTCTTTGTCGCTCCCTACCATCCCGACACGCCGACCTTCCGCTACACCAACGCCAAGTATCGCGACCTGATGCAGCAGGTCGACGCGGAGCTCGGCAAGGTCGTCGATCGATTGGAAGCGGACGGTCTGTTGGAGGAGACATTTATCTTCTACTTTGGCGATCACGGCGGAGTGTTGCCGCGGGGCAAAGGCTACGCCTACGACAGCGGTTTGCACATCCCGCTGGTCGTGCGGATTCCGGCCAAATACCAACACCTTGTCGACGCCACGCGAGGCAGCCGCAGCGAAGGCTTTGTCAGCTTTATCGACTTCGGCCCGACCCTGCTTCATTTGGCGGCAGTCGACGTGCCACAAGGCGTCGACGGCAAACCGTTCCTTGGGCCTGGGATCTCCGCCGCCGAACTGGCCAGCCGCGACGAAGCGTTTGGATACGCCGACCGATTCGATGAAAAGTGGGACCTCGTGCGGACGCTGCGGAAGGGACGTTACGAATACGTCCGCAGCTTCCAACCGTTTAATTTCGATGGCCTGCAAAACAACTATCGCTACAAATCGCTGGCGTTTCAGGAATGGAGGGATCTGTTTGCGGCGGGCGAGTTGAACGCCGTGCAGGCTCAATTTTTCCAACCTCGCAGCGTCGAAGCGTTATACGACCTGGAGTCCGATCCGCATGAAACGGTCAACTTGGCCGGCGATCCTCGATACGCCGACGTGCTGATGGAATTGCGAACGCAACTGGGGCAACGGATGCGGCAGATGCCCGACCTGAGCCTGTTTCCCGAGAGTGTGCTGATTGACCAAGCGATGGATAATCCCGTGGCTTTTGGCCAGCTGCAGCAGGAACGGATCGCGGCGGCAATGGATGTCGCCGATCTCAGCTTGCAACCTTTCCTGGATGTGGCGCCGGCGATCGCTAAAACGCTCGCCGCAGAGGATGAACTGCTCCGCTACTGGGGCTGCATCGTTTGCAGTTGTCACGGCGAACAGGCGGCCTCGTTGGCGGACGTCCTGCGTCGACTGGCATCTGGGGACGCCAGCCGCTTGGTCCGGGTGAGGGCTGCGGAAAGCTTGAGCCTGATCGCGGGTGAGGATCCGCGGCCGGTGATCATGCAGGCGCTGCGATCGACGACTTCGCCACTCGAAGCGGCGGAGATCCTGAACACGGTCGTGATGCTTCAAGACGGCCCGACGGCTGTCGAGTTCGAGATTACCGCGTCGTCGCTGGCAAGCTTGAAATTGACGGCCAGCGACGATGCGGCGCTGCGGCGGCTGGAGTATCTGGATCCGAACTTCCAGCCGATCGCCAAAAAGAAGCCGCCGCAACGCAAAGCGAAATAG
- the mgtE gene encoding magnesium transporter: protein MENLQLDPVTEDEAPENAGIAEIANLVATGEMADAVVALDRLSHDSQVEAVASLSPELAANLMEHVVEASAVEIIDHLPTNIAALILDEVTSDHRADLIAELSEANAAEIIDQMTPEEAADARTLMQYASDTAGGLMITEYVSFQADQTVRDVIEDLAENADEYRHYDIQYSFVCDGERLVGVLPLRDLLLSKRATPLRDIMVANPISVLDTMSLDDVEDLLESHAFLGVPVIDAQGDLLGVVQRAAVEYARSEQQRSDYLKSQGIVGGEEVRSLPLLDRSKRRLSWLSVNILLNIMAASVIAFFQDTLESVIALAVFLPIISDMSGCSGNQAVAVSMRELSLGLVKPNEALRVWFKEISVGILNGFTLGLLIATAAMLWKGDVMLGFVVGFALCMNTMIAVSFGGVVPLILKRAGVDPAIASGPLLTTITDMCGFFLVLGLASLLLV, encoded by the coding sequence ATGGAAAATTTGCAGCTCGACCCCGTAACGGAAGACGAAGCCCCAGAAAATGCCGGTATCGCCGAAATCGCGAACCTTGTCGCGACGGGCGAGATGGCCGATGCGGTGGTTGCATTGGATCGGTTATCTCACGATTCGCAAGTCGAAGCGGTTGCCAGTCTGTCGCCCGAACTCGCCGCCAATTTGATGGAGCACGTGGTCGAAGCGAGTGCTGTCGAGATCATCGACCATCTGCCGACCAACATCGCCGCATTGATTCTCGACGAGGTGACCAGCGATCACCGCGCCGACCTGATCGCCGAACTGTCCGAAGCCAACGCCGCGGAGATCATCGATCAGATGACCCCCGAAGAGGCGGCCGATGCGCGGACATTGATGCAATACGCATCGGACACCGCCGGCGGTCTGATGATCACCGAATACGTCAGCTTTCAAGCCGACCAAACGGTCCGCGATGTGATCGAGGATCTCGCCGAAAACGCGGATGAATACCGGCATTACGACATTCAATATTCGTTTGTCTGCGATGGCGAGCGGTTGGTGGGCGTGCTGCCGCTGCGCGACCTGCTCCTCTCCAAACGCGCCACTCCGCTTCGCGACATCATGGTCGCCAACCCGATCTCGGTCCTCGATACGATGTCGTTGGACGATGTCGAAGATCTGCTCGAATCGCACGCCTTTCTAGGCGTTCCGGTGATCGATGCCCAAGGCGATTTGTTGGGCGTCGTGCAGCGAGCCGCTGTCGAATATGCTCGCAGCGAACAACAACGCAGCGACTATTTGAAGAGCCAAGGTATCGTTGGCGGTGAAGAGGTACGGAGCCTGCCGCTGCTGGATCGCAGCAAACGGCGGCTTTCATGGCTGAGCGTCAACATCTTGCTGAACATCATGGCGGCAAGCGTGATCGCCTTCTTCCAGGACACGCTCGAATCGGTGATCGCCCTGGCGGTCTTCCTGCCGATCATCTCCGACATGAGCGGATGCAGCGGGAATCAAGCGGTCGCTGTGAGCATGCGAGAGCTCTCCCTCGGCTTGGTCAAACCGAACGAAGCCCTCCGCGTTTGGTTCAAAGAGATTTCGGTCGGTATCCTCAACGGCTTCACGCTCGGATTGCTGATCGCCACCGCGGCGATGCTTTGGAAAGGGGACGTGATGCTCGGCTTTGTCGTCGGATTCGCGCTCTGCATGAACACGATGATCGCCGTCTCGTTTGGCGGCGTCGTCCCATTAATTTTGAAGCGAGCTGGTGTTGATCCGGCGATCGCATCGGGCCCGTTGTTGACGACGATCACCGATATGTGCGGCTTCTTCTTGGTCCTCGGATTGGCCAGCCTGTTGCTTGTGTAG
- a CDS encoding flagellar hook-basal body protein — protein MPYGMYMSAAGAKAQSHRLEVVSHNLANVNTPGYKAQAPVLQARFAESIEESMKNPGSGEIDDVGGGVTLQSTGTEFREGPIKQTGVRTDFAIHNASDFFVVEHEDQQMLTRAGNFLFNSAGTLVNQGGDPVLDTGGRPIQIDPRLPFDVTAGGRITQSGTSFDLMLARPNGYGDLSRQGENLYMPLADFQPVAPTEREVANGALEQSAVNPTTTMMELIEASRGYEANTKMIQNQDHVMGSLISRILQS, from the coding sequence ATGCCCTACGGAATGTACATGTCGGCGGCCGGCGCCAAAGCGCAGAGCCATCGTTTGGAAGTGGTCAGCCATAACTTGGCCAATGTCAACACGCCGGGCTACAAAGCTCAGGCGCCGGTGTTGCAGGCTCGCTTTGCCGAATCGATCGAAGAATCGATGAAAAATCCTGGCAGCGGAGAGATCGATGACGTCGGCGGCGGCGTGACGCTGCAGTCGACCGGCACGGAGTTCCGCGAGGGTCCGATCAAACAGACTGGCGTTCGCACCGATTTTGCGATCCACAACGCGTCGGACTTCTTCGTCGTCGAGCACGAAGATCAACAGATGCTGACCCGCGCCGGGAACTTCTTGTTCAACTCGGCCGGCACGCTGGTCAATCAAGGCGGCGATCCTGTATTGGACACCGGCGGACGCCCAATTCAGATCGATCCCCGGCTCCCCTTCGACGTTACCGCAGGAGGGCGGATCACCCAATCGGGTACCTCGTTCGACCTGATGCTCGCCCGTCCCAACGGATACGGCGATCTTTCGCGACAAGGCGAAAACCTGTACATGCCACTAGCTGACTTTCAGCCGGTGGCGCCAACCGAACGCGAAGTCGCCAACGGTGCGTTGGAACAATCGGCGGTCAACCCGACCACCACGATGATGGAATTGATCGAAGCATCGCGTGGCTACGAAGCCAATACCAAGATGATTCAGAACCAAGATCATGTGATGGGATCGTTGATCTCGCGCATTTTGCAAAGTTAA
- a CDS encoding mannose-1-phosphate guanylyltransferase has product MLHAVIMAGGSGTRFWPASRRLMPKQMLTLVGDRTMMQATVDRLEGLVPADQIRVITNAALVEKIGEQLPSLPSQNIVGEPCKRDTAPCVGLAAAMVAKQDPDGIMAMLPADHVIASNDQFQGALRRGVELIQQDPQRIVTFGITPSYPAESFGYIERSEPIDSDSPAAFSVARFREKPNRATAEEYLASGSFYWNSGIFLWRASTILDALKQHQPAMYEHIMAISDAIGTDQFPQVLQERFTAIEGISIDFAVMEKHEPIVVIEAPFSWDDVGSWQSLARMNPSDADGNTVLGKHLGIDTSGTIIRSEGGHTIVTIGVEDMIVVQTKDATLVAPKAAEERVREVVRQLTEQGLDELL; this is encoded by the coding sequence ATGTTGCATGCAGTCATCATGGCCGGTGGCAGTGGAACGCGGTTCTGGCCCGCCAGCCGTCGGTTGATGCCCAAGCAGATGCTGACGTTGGTCGGCGATCGCACGATGATGCAGGCGACCGTCGATCGCTTAGAGGGCTTGGTCCCCGCCGATCAGATCCGGGTGATCACCAACGCGGCTCTCGTCGAGAAGATTGGCGAACAATTGCCCTCCCTGCCGTCGCAGAACATCGTCGGCGAACCGTGCAAGCGCGACACCGCCCCCTGCGTCGGCTTGGCTGCAGCGATGGTTGCCAAGCAGGATCCCGATGGGATCATGGCGATGCTTCCCGCCGATCACGTGATCGCAAGCAACGATCAATTCCAGGGGGCGCTACGTCGCGGCGTCGAATTGATCCAGCAGGATCCGCAACGGATCGTGACCTTTGGGATCACGCCCAGCTATCCCGCCGAGTCGTTTGGATACATCGAACGTAGCGAGCCGATCGATTCGGATTCGCCAGCCGCCTTCAGCGTCGCCCGGTTCCGCGAGAAACCAAATCGCGCCACCGCCGAAGAGTATTTGGCATCGGGATCGTTCTATTGGAACAGCGGGATCTTCCTGTGGCGTGCTTCGACGATTCTCGACGCGCTGAAACAGCACCAACCGGCGATGTATGAACACATCATGGCGATCTCCGACGCGATCGGAACCGACCAATTCCCGCAAGTTCTGCAGGAGCGGTTCACCGCGATCGAGGGGATCTCGATCGATTTCGCTGTGATGGAGAAACACGAACCGATCGTCGTGATCGAAGCCCCATTCAGCTGGGACGATGTCGGCAGCTGGCAATCGCTGGCGCGGATGAACCCCAGCGATGCCGATGGCAACACCGTGCTTGGCAAGCATCTGGGGATCGATACCAGCGGAACGATCATCCGCAGCGAAGGGGGACACACGATCGTCACGATCGGCGTCGAAGATATGATCGTCGTGCAAACCAAAGACGCGACTTTGGTTGCTCCCAAAGCGGCTGAAGAACGCGTTCGTGAAGTCGTTCGACAGCTGACGGAACAAGGGCTCGACGAACTGCTTTAA
- a CDS encoding ferrochelatase, with the protein MPVTATELTDATAPAPESLDAFLLISFGGPEGLEDVVPFLENVLRGKNVPHERMLEVAEHYKKFGGKSPINDQNRELLNAVHHELRRADVQLPIYWGNRNWEPTIADALMSMRDDGKKNGIAFFTSMFSCYSGCRQYRENIADAQKQIGPNAPTIVRLRLGFNHPSFIEAVASRLNDALAAFPEAVRGEVPVLFTAHSIPISMAENCRYVQQLTEASRLVAQQTGSANWELCYQSRSGPPQVPWLEPDICDRIEALHQQAAADGGSLDRLVILPIGFTSDHMEVIYDLDDEAASLCKSLGIEMQRAKTVGTHPSFVRMIRELVEERIGRRDGRATAGDLPACEDVCPADCCTYTPTRPGRPRG; encoded by the coding sequence GTGCCAGTAACCGCTACCGAATTGACCGATGCAACGGCTCCGGCCCCTGAGAGTCTCGACGCCTTTTTGTTGATCTCCTTCGGTGGTCCCGAGGGGCTCGAGGACGTCGTCCCCTTCTTGGAGAACGTGCTGCGCGGCAAAAACGTTCCGCATGAGCGGATGCTTGAAGTGGCCGAGCATTACAAAAAGTTTGGCGGCAAGAGTCCAATCAACGATCAGAATCGCGAACTGTTGAACGCGGTCCATCACGAATTGCGTCGCGCTGACGTACAGCTGCCGATCTACTGGGGCAACCGCAACTGGGAACCGACGATCGCCGACGCGTTGATGAGTATGCGCGACGATGGCAAGAAAAACGGAATCGCTTTTTTCACCAGCATGTTCAGCTGTTACAGCGGATGCCGCCAGTACCGCGAAAACATCGCCGACGCCCAAAAGCAGATCGGTCCCAACGCACCGACGATCGTTCGGCTGCGGTTGGGATTTAATCACCCCAGCTTTATCGAAGCGGTTGCCAGTCGCTTGAACGACGCTTTGGCCGCTTTCCCCGAAGCGGTTCGCGGCGAGGTGCCGGTCCTGTTCACCGCCCACAGCATCCCGATTTCGATGGCTGAAAACTGCCGCTATGTGCAGCAGTTGACCGAGGCCTCACGCTTGGTCGCCCAACAGACCGGATCGGCTAATTGGGAGCTGTGTTATCAAAGTCGCAGCGGCCCGCCGCAGGTTCCATGGTTGGAGCCCGATATCTGCGACCGGATCGAAGCCTTGCATCAGCAAGCCGCTGCCGACGGCGGATCGCTCGATCGTTTGGTGATCTTGCCGATCGGATTCACATCGGATCACATGGAAGTCATCTACGACTTGGACGACGAAGCGGCTAGCCTTTGCAAGTCGCTGGGGATCGAGATGCAACGCGCCAAAACCGTCGGGACGCATCCCAGTTTTGTCCGCATGATCCGCGAATTGGTGGAAGAGCGGATCGGTCGCCGCGACGGACGAGCGACCGCAGGCGACTTGCCCGCCTGCGAAGATGTCTGCCCCGCCGATTGCTGCACCTACACGCCGACTCGCCCCGGCCGGCCGCGCGGTTGA